A single window of Nicotiana sylvestris chromosome 3, ASM39365v2, whole genome shotgun sequence DNA harbors:
- the LOC138887612 gene encoding uncharacterized protein, translating to MLVYSTKAVIPVEVESPSLRIIQVAELDDAEWVKSRYEQLDLIDEKRMNAVCHGQPYQNRMSRAFNERVKPRQFTPGKLVIKKISPHQDEAKRKFSPNWQGPYTVHRVLIGGALILAEMDGEV from the coding sequence atgctggtttacagtACAAAGGCTGTCATTCCCGTTGAGGTGGAAagtccttccctaaggatcatacaggttGCCGAGCTCGATGATGCAGAGTGGGTAaagagtcgttatgagcaactagaccttatagacgaaaagagaatgaatgcagtttgccatggccaaccctatcagaacagaatgtctagggCCTTCAACgagagagtcaagccaagacagttcacaccagggAAGCTGGTAATAAAGAAAATTtctccgcatcaagatgaagccaaaaggaagttctctcccaactggcagggtccatacacggttcaccgggttctaataggaggagccctcatacttgcagaaatggatggagaagtctga